The following proteins are encoded in a genomic region of Tigriopus californicus strain San Diego chromosome 6, Tcal_SD_v2.1, whole genome shotgun sequence:
- the LOC131882557 gene encoding mitochondrial import inner membrane translocase subunit Tim23-like gives MMVDMDNQSGGGSAAMGNLFGSLQRSNAAQLSPYLNVDPSYLQSATPEFILNEDNKRGRMENSFTAIGSSVIIGSTVGGLYGLFDGMRKTADMKGRLRRTQVTNYTLKSGGSVSNSLGTVAVIYSSLYSLISLQHEDDDEIKSIVTGGLTGALYKSSAGLRKCGMAGAFGLGLATLWVMVLKKDERVSNYM, from the exons ATGATGGTGGACATGGATAATCAGAGTGGAGGCGGTTCTGCGGCCATGGGCAACCTCTTTGGCTCGTTGCAACGGAGTAATGCGGCTCAGCTCTCGCCTTATCTGAACGTGGATCCCTCCTATCTCCAATCCGCCACGCCCGAATTCATCCTCAACGAG GATAACAAACGCGGCCGCATGGAGAACTCTTTTACGGCCATTGGTTCGTCAGTCATTATCGGTTCGACCGTGGGCGGACTCTACGGTCTCTTCGACGGCATGAGAAAAACGGCCGACATGAAGGGTCGATTGCGGCGAACGCAGGTCACGAACTACACGTTAAAATCCGGAGGCAGTGTCTCCAACTCCCTTGGGACGGTGGCCGTGATCTATAGCTCCTTGTACAGTCTCATCTCATTGCAACACGAAGATGACGACGAGATCAAGAGCATCGTCACGGGCGGCCTGACCGGCGCCTTGTATAAATCGAGTGCGGGTCTGCGGAAATGCGGCATGGCCGGGGCCTTTGGTCTGGGCTTGGCCACGCTTTGGGTCATGGTCTTGAAGAAGGATGAGCGCGTGTCCAATTATATGTGA
- the LOC131882558 gene encoding uncharacterized protein LOC131882558, whose amino-acid sequence MEHAVRQAEADPMEVAPDDSIRGPIAAENRTAGFIPVPLPGRANRFGDSGSHLLNVLFSMAWTDRILTAGLDKHNQIMARKDGVVALFYRTFLHVAASLWTMAQDVYHYIIATASERLPEGVTKRMVDTEERAVRALVEWDSAVATRLSDWITKMEHFLEISLKRYRKRIFHLAEALKPSTLMNKYWMGNMNKPKNAKRAQED is encoded by the exons ATGGAGCATGCCGTGCGACAAGCTGAAGCTGACCCCATGGAGGTGGCCCCTGACGATTCAATCAGAGGTCCTATCGCCGCCG AAAATCGGACGGCGGGTTTCATTCCCGTGCCCCTCCCGGGTAGAGCCAATCGCTTTGGCGATTCTGGCTCCCATTTGCTCAATGTTCTCTTCTCCATGGCATGGACGGATCGGATTTTGACTGCTGGATTGGATAAGCACAATCAAATCATGGCCAGAAAAGACGGAGTGGTGGCCTTGTTTTACCGCACTTTCCTGCATGTGGCCGCCAGTTTGTGGACCATGGCTCAAGATGTGTATCACTACATCATTGCAACAGCCTCGGAACGACTCCCAGAAG GCGTGACGAAGAGAATGGTGGACACAGAAGAGCGAGCGGTTAGGGCCCTTGTGGAGTGGGATTCAGCCGTAGCCACCCGATTGAGCGACTGGATcaccaaaatggaacatttcttGGAGATCTCTTTGAAACGTTACCGCAAACGCATATTTCACCTGGCCGAAGCCCTGAAGCCTTCCACTCTGATGAATAAATATTGGATGGGCAACATGAACAAGCCAAAGAATGCTAAGAGGGCGCAAGAAGACTAG
- the LOC131882560 gene encoding LOW QUALITY PROTEIN: uncharacterized protein LOC131882560 (The sequence of the model RefSeq protein was modified relative to this genomic sequence to represent the inferred CDS: deleted 2 bases in 1 codon), with the protein MLRRPWVGFWSVVKAASNPSFPIPRVSQIPVQSSIGGRVEVGVRSFHFSSAWQAAQNYYQALGVSQNASPKEIKKAYYGLAKKYHPDVNKDDPKAAKLFQQVSEAYEVLSDPGKRQQYDRFGTSSDQQSQQQQQQQARYSSQRPPGARSQWSYQSNVDPEELFRQIFGDLRNFQQGANRRSDFGFGTIFEDFSNFGFGQAQETVVHLTFQEAATGIQKEIDVVEASGSTRSPRVEKKRYTVPIPAGIEDGQTLRISLGGAQEVFVTVRVEESSYFTREGSDVHTKADISLSQAVLGGIIRIQGLYEDLNIRIPPGTSSHSVLTLTDRGFKSPNYGYGNHYVQLRVRIPTFLTADQRKLIEEFAYLEKETPGTIEGIDKYGSRPKKKPKKPDPQPEPEPSPQDTSEEPEEKPGLIQSLRNKLKSWLSFLRILGRAPKRFIHFSAIQNHPESPDYYTVLGLNRSANVRDIKNAYLSKAKNYHPDNNSTPEAEVMFHLIAEAYDVLVDPQKRQNYDEFGTVGYTFGGQANGPSRPKDHMTETPEEIFEKIFGASKAPEMDDHKGHDFADSFGGFESTREYLASMSFEEAARGTDYTMGLCLRIICPKCKGDRAELGYTWNVCMFCEGTGTETEKMGHVLTRRTCTYCNGTKKYVKHKCMECEGTGQVIRNFNYKIPIPPGTEDGQVLKYHINPELLNITIDHDPYFYVYVTVEPQSCFKREDLDIVSEADISISQAILGGTTEIRGLHKEELDVTIPPLTSSHKQITIFDEGIMRSDRSLKGHHHVKIGILPPQRLTPDMKRIWLKFASLEALEDGVVNGVEHELDHKYKTAVVEPSEVKRTFNVRVKTSKERYLAQQREGTWRDKIREYLEGAP; encoded by the exons ATGTTGAGACGACCTTGGGTGGGCTTCTGGTCTGTTGTGAAGGCTGCTTCGAACCCCTCCTTCCCCATACCACGTGTATCCCAAATCCCCGTTCAGTCGTCCATTGGGGGGCGGGTGGAGGTGGGCGTGCGATCCTTTCATTTCAGTAGCGCATGGCAGGCGGCTCAAAATTACTATCAGGCCTTGGGCGTGTCACAGAACGCCTCCCCGAAAGAGATCAAGAAGGCGTATTACGGTCTGGCCAAGAAATATCATCCGGATGTGAACAAAGACGATCCCAAGGCCGCCAAATTGTTCCAG CAAGTATCAGAAGCCTATGAGGTTTTAAGTGACCCAGGCAAGCGACAACAGTACGATCGATTTGGAACCTCCTCCGATCAACAgagccaacaacaacaacaacaacaagcgCGATATTCGTCCCAAAGACCGCCCGGTGCTCGATCGCAGTGGAGTTACCAG TCAAACGTCGACCCTGAGGAGTTGTTCCGCCAGATCTTTGGCGATCTCCGCAACTTCCAACAAGGCGCCAATCGTCGCTCGGATTTCGGATTCGGCACAATCTTCGAGGacttttccaattttgggTTCGGCCAAGCTCAAGAGACCGTCGTTCATCTAACCTTTCAAGAAGCTGCCACAGGCATCCAAAAGGAGATCGACGTGGTCGAAGCATCCGGATCGACTCGAAGTCCACGGGTCGAGAAAAAACGTTATACTGTGCCGATTCCCGCTGGAATCGAGGACGGACAGACCTTGAGGATCAGTTTGGGCGGAGCTCAAGAGGTTTTCGTCACTGTTCGTGTGGAAGAATCTTCTTATTTCACCCGTGAAGGGTCGGACGTGCACACCAAGGCCGATATCTCGCTTTCTCAAGCCGTCTTGGGTGGGATTATCCGGATTCAAGGACTCTACGAGGACTTGAATATTCGAATCCCGCCGGGAACCTCGTCTCATTCTGTGCTCACGCTAACCGACCGTGGTTTTAAGAGCCCAAATTACGGCTACGGCAACCATTACGTCCAGTTAAGAGTCCGGATCCCCACTTTCTTAACGGCCGACCAACGAAAACTCATTGAGGAATTCGCTTATCTCGAAAAAGAGACGCCGGGAACCATCGAAGGGATCGATAAATACGGATCCAGGCCCAAAAAGAAGCCGAAGAAACCGGATCCCCAACCGGAACCCGAACCTTCCCCTCAAGATACCTCTGAAGAGCCTGAAGAAAAACCAGGCCTGATTCAGTCCCTCAGAAACAAACTCAAATCATGGCTG AGCTTCCTACGAATTTTGGGACGAGCACCCAAAAGATTCATCCACTTTTCCGCCATCCAAAACCACCCAGAGTCTCCTGATTACTACACAGTGCTAGGTTTGAATCGAAGTGCCAATGTGAGAGACATTAAAAATGCCTATTTGAGCAAAGCTAAGAATTATCATCCGGACAATAATAGCACTCCAGAGGCTGAGGTAATGTTCCATCTCATCGCCGAGGCCTATGATGTCTTGGTGGATCCGCAGAAGCGACAGAATTATGACGAATTCGGAACGGTCGGATACACTTTTGGGGGGCAAGCGAATGGTCCCAGTCGACCCAAAGATCACATGACTGAGACCCCTGAGGAGATCTTTGAAAAGATCTTTGGCGCCAGTAAAGCTCCCGAGATGGATGACCACAAAGGTCACGATTTTGCCGACAGTTTTGGGGGATTTGAGAGCACTCGAGAATACTTGGCAAGCATGAGCTTTGAAGAAGCGGCTCGCGGAACCGACTACACCATGGGTCTCTGTCTCCGGATTATTTGTCCCAAATGTAAAGGGGATCGAGCCGAACTAGGATACACGTGGAATGTGTGCATGTTTTGTGAAGGCACAG ggaCTGAGACTGAGAAAATGGGCCACGTGCTCACCCGGAGAACTTGCACTTATTGCAATGGAACCAAGAAGTATGTCAAACATAAGTGCATGGAGTGTGAGGGCACTGGGCAAGTCATCCGGAATTTTAATTACAA AATCCCAATTCCACCCGGAACAGAAGACGGCCAAGTGTTGAAATACCACATTAACCCCGAGCTCTTGAATATCACCATCGACCACGATCCCTATTTCTACGTCTACGTCACCGTTGAGCCTCAAAGCTGCTTCAAACGAGAGGATCTGGATATCGTCTCTGAAGCGGATATCTCCATCAGTCAAGCCATTTTAGGGGGAACCACCGAGATTCGAGGTCTCCACAAAGAAGAGCTTGATGTCACCATTCCTCCTCTGACTAGTAGTCACAAGCAGATCACGATATTTGACGAAGGAATCATGCGATCTGATCGGAGTCTCAAAGGTCATCATCACGTGAAGATTGGCATACTTCCGCCCCAAAGGCTCACTCCCGATATGAAACGCATTTGGCTGAAATTCGCTAGTTTGGAGGCCTTGGAGGACGGTGTGGTGAATGGAGTGGAACATGAACTAGATCATAAGTATAAGACGGCAGTGGTTGAGCCGAGTGAAGTGAAAAGGACGTTTAATGTCAGGGTCAAGACAAGTAAAGAGCGATATCTGGCCCAACAAAGAGAGGGCACTTGGCGAGACAAGATTCGGGAATACTTGGAAGGAGCTCCATAA